ACACCGGAATCACCGCTCTCACAGCCACATTGGGCACCGCGCCGCGCCGGCGCTTTCATCCGCGCGGGCCCGCAGGCCCCGAAATGGCGTTCTACCGCGTTGGTGAGGCATTCATCGAGGTGGTGGCCAGCGGTGCGGAGCCGGCGCTGATCGGGCTGGCATTGCGCTCCCCCGACCTGGATGCCACCGTGAGCACAATTCGCGCCGCCGGGGGCCCGATCTCCGACCCGAAACCGGCCGTCCAGGGCGGTCGCATCGCAACGGTATGGCACGGTCACCTCGACTGGGGCCTGGCCATCATGGGGCCATAGGAATGTCAGGGTCGCTGCCTGGCCGCGCAACTGAGGCCGCCCGTGACTGACATGTCCGGAACCATCGCGGCAATAACGGGTCCCATCGCAGCGGCAACGGAGCCTTCGATGAGCACAGACCGTTCACTGCGGGTAATCCAGTGGACCACCGGAAACATCGGCCGACTACGAGCTTGCCAGACTGTAGTAAGTAGCTCTGGCGGGTCCTTCAGAACTCGAACGCCGTCTGCGCGGGGACGTCGCTGGCAAACGCCGCATCGAGCCGACTCACCAAGCCAGAGTCTTTGGCGCGCAACCGGTTCGCCGCGGCCAACGTGGACGCGCGGTGTACCCCGAGGTACAGACTGCCCAGCACGTCACGACCCAGCACGACGTCCGCCGACGCATCGGTCGGGCTACAGCTGGCATGTCCGTCCCGGATCTGCAGTCGGTATCGACCCCCATCCGATACGCCGATCACCGCGGCGAGGTCGGCACAATAGCCACGCGCCTCGAGCGCGGCCGGGATATCCATGATTCGCAGCCACAGACCGTCTTGGCGAAATGTCGGGCTGGCCAGTCGCGTATCGGTGAGCAGGAACGGCAGCGGGTCGTCCGGATGGGTGACAACTCTGACTCGCTCCATCGAGTCAAGCCCGAGCAGC
The nucleotide sequence above comes from Mycobacterium pseudokansasii. Encoded proteins:
- a CDS encoding VOC family protein, producing the protein MATLTWLGVPGDEQAWITLGFTVDDRQIRIGRVCCALTDERSWGFDETHDDAAILGVPTMVRSAMTGAVHPCGVTQVDHVVYTVPDLDTGITALTATLGTAPRRRFHPRGPAGPEMAFYRVGEAFIEVVASGAEPALIGLALRSPDLDATVSTIRAAGGPISDPKPAVQGGRIATVWHGHLDWGLAIMGP